One Nitrosarchaeum sp. DNA window includes the following coding sequences:
- a CDS encoding tRNA (cytidine(56)-2'-O)-methyltransferase encodes MVIEVVRIGQRLVRDDRVTTHVALVARAFGCSKIFMTEVNPEIKDTLEKINNTWGGDFVVEFIDNWKSIVKTKKKDSKIVHLTMYGESINDVDVQLRKEENLLIVVGAEKVPREIYELADYNVGIGNQPHSEISALAIILDRIQKGEQFKNSFPGAKRKIIPTRKGKNVLVRGTRD; translated from the coding sequence ATGGTAATTGAAGTTGTAAGAATAGGACAACGATTAGTAAGAGATGATAGAGTTACCACACATGTAGCTTTAGTTGCTAGAGCGTTTGGGTGTAGTAAAATATTCATGACCGAAGTTAATCCAGAAATTAAGGACACATTAGAAAAAATAAACAATACGTGGGGTGGAGATTTTGTTGTTGAATTTATTGATAATTGGAAATCAATTGTCAAAACGAAGAAAAAAGATAGTAAAATAGTTCATCTCACGATGTATGGAGAAAGCATTAATGATGTAGATGTACAACTTAGAAAAGAAGAAAATTTACTAATAGTTGTAGGTGCTGAAAAAGTTCCAAGAGAAATCTATGAACTTGCAGATTATAATGTAGGAATTGGAAACCAACCTCATTCTGAGATTAGTGCATTAGCCATTATTCTTGATCGCATTCAAAAAGGGGAGCAATTTAAGAATAGTTTTCCTGGGGCTAAAAGAAAGATCATACCCACAAGAAAAGGCAAAAATGTACTAGTAAGAGGAACAAGGGATTAA